From a single Paenibacillus sp. FSL R5-0345 genomic region:
- a CDS encoding DUF5682 family protein: MESETTGAGVHFFGVRHLSPGGAQHLLSYLDEIEPTAVLIEGPADATTEIRHILNTTTKPPIAILAFTEEVPVRTALWPLAVYSPEYQGMKWAEQQGAHTAFIDLPSSVVIALQDIRTRNRDSAKQSVGSEVNDSEEKAPEEVSLYERIAELAGELDYDMYWERNFEHNTNKGAYQEAIISFSSQMRQMSEENERHNNVIEYAHNTIREAYMRRQIQDTITAGHQPHKIVVICGAYHTAALSDLATGMTDEEIDDLPSLNTKLTLMPYTYYKLSSLSGYGAGNLAPHYYQMMWERMMNGSLDDLPHHYLSTVARYLRNSGTHRSTAEIIEAVRLAESLAALHGGSAPTLRDLRDAALTLLGRGELSVIAEALARTDIGTAIGELAEGISQTPIQDDLNRQLKRLKLEKYKTPVANDLELDLRENRRVSSEEAAYLDLNRSFLFHRLRTLGIDLVNIRASGQTGATWAEHWVMRWSPEVEIQVVESTLLGETIEIASAYVLQQKLDHSSTIAEASALIRTAYECGMLNQMEAGRQTLQRLAVDTRDVVQIAASIHELSLLIQYGDVRRIDTKPLIPLLEQLYRRACLFLLDASQCNDEASGEMLKAMNILNQTAMEHSEEVDELLWIQELKHLSERDDCNPRLSGVACSILLERNAITAQQCSEEVSRRLSPGIPADLGAGWFEGMSMRNRYVLLSRLSLWEQMNEYINSLDDDEFVRALVFLRRAFSTFEPREKTMIAELLGELWGVNTEQAAEILTGELKEAEAKMIEDLNDFDFGDI, encoded by the coding sequence GTGGAGAGCGAAACTACTGGAGCTGGCGTACATTTTTTTGGGGTGCGGCATTTGTCTCCTGGTGGTGCGCAGCATCTATTAAGCTACCTTGATGAGATAGAGCCCACAGCTGTTTTAATTGAAGGGCCAGCAGATGCTACTACTGAGATTCGCCATATCCTCAACACGACAACCAAACCTCCGATAGCTATTTTAGCGTTTACGGAAGAAGTTCCTGTTCGTACAGCCTTATGGCCGCTTGCGGTATATTCCCCCGAATATCAAGGGATGAAATGGGCGGAGCAGCAGGGAGCTCATACAGCTTTTATAGATTTACCCTCTTCAGTTGTTATCGCGTTGCAGGATATACGAACCCGCAACAGAGATTCTGCTAAACAGAGCGTGGGATCCGAAGTTAACGATTCAGAAGAGAAGGCTCCGGAGGAGGTTTCTCTCTATGAAAGAATAGCAGAGCTGGCTGGCGAGCTAGATTATGATATGTATTGGGAGCGCAATTTCGAACACAACACCAACAAGGGTGCATATCAGGAAGCGATCATTTCTTTCTCATCCCAAATGCGCCAGATGTCGGAAGAGAATGAAAGACATAACAACGTAATAGAATATGCGCACAACACGATTCGTGAAGCTTATATGCGTCGTCAGATTCAGGATACAATCACCGCCGGTCATCAACCACATAAGATCGTTGTTATATGTGGAGCTTACCATACAGCGGCACTTTCTGATCTGGCCACCGGTATGACAGATGAGGAAATAGATGATCTTCCTTCACTAAATACCAAGCTAACTCTTATGCCCTATACGTATTATAAACTATCTTCCTTGTCAGGCTATGGAGCAGGGAACCTGGCACCTCATTATTATCAAATGATGTGGGAACGTATGATGAACGGTTCACTTGATGACTTACCGCATCACTATCTGTCTACTGTAGCTAGATACTTGCGCAATAGCGGGACACATCGCTCTACAGCAGAAATTATTGAAGCTGTGCGCTTAGCAGAGTCATTAGCTGCCCTTCACGGTGGAAGTGCGCCGACGTTAAGAGATTTGCGAGATGCAGCACTGACCTTGCTGGGGCGTGGAGAGCTTAGCGTAATCGCTGAAGCACTTGCTCGTACAGATATCGGTACTGCTATTGGTGAGCTGGCAGAGGGGATTAGTCAGACGCCAATTCAGGATGATCTGAATCGGCAATTAAAACGCTTGAAGCTTGAGAAGTATAAGACCCCTGTAGCAAATGATCTTGAATTAGATCTCCGGGAGAATCGAAGAGTGTCTTCTGAGGAAGCGGCTTATCTGGATTTAAACCGTTCTTTTCTTTTTCATAGGCTCAGAACACTTGGAATCGATCTAGTGAACATAAGAGCAAGTGGTCAGACTGGCGCAACATGGGCAGAGCATTGGGTCATGAGGTGGTCTCCTGAAGTCGAGATTCAAGTCGTTGAATCTACGCTGCTTGGAGAAACGATTGAGATTGCTTCAGCCTATGTATTGCAGCAAAAATTAGATCACAGCAGTACAATTGCGGAAGCGTCGGCACTTATTCGAACGGCTTATGAGTGCGGGATGCTGAACCAGATGGAAGCAGGACGGCAAACACTTCAGCGCTTAGCTGTTGATACCAGAGATGTAGTGCAAATCGCTGCGTCCATTCATGAGTTATCCCTTCTGATTCAGTATGGCGACGTTCGCCGGATAGATACCAAGCCGCTTATTCCGCTGCTAGAACAATTGTACAGACGAGCGTGTCTGTTCTTGCTGGATGCGAGTCAATGTAATGATGAAGCATCGGGTGAGATGCTAAAAGCTATGAACATACTGAATCAGACAGCTATGGAGCATAGTGAGGAAGTCGATGAGCTGTTGTGGATACAAGAGCTGAAGCATTTATCGGAAAGAGATGACTGCAATCCGCGCTTGTCTGGAGTAGCATGTTCCATACTGTTAGAACGTAATGCGATAACTGCACAGCAATGTTCAGAAGAAGTATCGAGACGACTGTCACCGGGTATTCCTGCAGATCTTGGAGCAGGCTGGTTCGAAGGCATGTCTATGCGTAATCGATATGTACTTTTATCCCGATTAAGTCTGTGGGAACAAATGAACGAGTATATTAATTCTTTGGATGATGATGAATTTGTGCGTGCTTTAGTGTTTTTGCGGCGAGCCTTCAGTACCTTTGAGCCAAGAGAAAAGACTATGATCGCTGAGTTACTAGGTGAATTGTGGGGCGTGAACACTGAACAAGCTGCTGAGATTCTGACGGGCGAGCTGAAGGAGGCCGAAGCAAAAATGATTGAGGATTTGAATGATTTTGACTTTGGAGATATATGA
- a CDS encoding ATP-binding protein, whose amino-acid sequence MSQELLQDIMRLPAERLYAQELEALRKADTGKIPAGWQMSPQSVLKFIVGGKAGSTEITPKYIGNKRLIEMAIATLVTDRALLLIGEPGTAKSWLSENLSAAIYGQSGLVVQGTAGTSEEQVRYSWNYAMLLAQGPTPEALVKSPIMRAMEDGGIARFEEISRCASEVQDALISILSEKTISVPELGKEMSARKGFSIIATANTRDRGVNDMSTALKRRFNIIVLPAPADLYTEVEIVKKRVREIASSYDLQAALPADEALHKVVTIFRELRSGMTLDKKEKVKSPAGVISTAEAISLLTNSMALAASFGNGELTDEDLAAGLQGAIVKDDDKDQLVWREYLDNIMKKRGADWRGLYTACKEMN is encoded by the coding sequence ATGAGTCAAGAACTATTACAAGATATTATGAGGCTTCCAGCAGAAAGATTGTATGCACAGGAGTTGGAAGCGCTTCGTAAAGCGGACACTGGTAAGATACCGGCAGGATGGCAGATGTCGCCTCAATCTGTCCTGAAGTTTATAGTTGGCGGTAAAGCAGGGAGTACCGAGATTACACCTAAGTACATTGGTAACAAGCGATTAATAGAGATGGCGATAGCAACACTGGTAACCGATCGTGCATTGTTATTAATTGGTGAGCCGGGTACAGCCAAGTCATGGTTATCTGAGAATTTATCAGCAGCTATCTATGGACAATCAGGACTGGTCGTGCAAGGTACTGCGGGTACGAGTGAAGAGCAGGTCCGTTATTCTTGGAACTACGCGATGCTGCTTGCACAAGGCCCAACTCCGGAAGCGTTAGTAAAAAGTCCCATCATGCGAGCAATGGAGGATGGGGGCATCGCACGTTTCGAGGAAATTTCTCGGTGTGCATCGGAGGTACAAGATGCGTTGATCTCTATCTTATCAGAGAAGACGATTTCAGTGCCTGAGCTAGGCAAGGAGATGAGCGCTCGTAAAGGCTTCTCGATTATTGCAACAGCTAACACAAGAGACCGTGGTGTCAATGATATGTCAACTGCCTTGAAGAGGCGGTTTAATATTATTGTCCTTCCAGCGCCTGCGGATTTGTATACTGAAGTAGAGATTGTGAAGAAACGGGTCCGTGAAATTGCTTCCTCCTACGATTTACAAGCTGCACTTCCTGCAGATGAGGCTTTACATAAGGTCGTGACGATCTTCCGTGAGCTGCGCAGCGGGATGACCTTGGATAAGAAGGAGAAGGTGAAGTCTCCAGCAGGGGTAATTTCCACAGCTGAAGCGATCTCACTCTTAACGAATAGTATGGCGCTGGCCGCAAGCTTCGGTAATGGAGAACTGACAGACGAGGATCTGGCCGCCGGACTGCAAGGTGCCATTGTGAAGGATGATGATAAGGATCAGCTTGTCTGGAGAGAGTATCTCGACAATATAATGAAGAAACGCGGCGCAGATTGGCGGGGGTTATATACGGCTTGTAAGGAGATGAACTAG
- a CDS encoding HEAT repeat domain-containing protein, protein MSTALLQELHQEVKRLYIAGSELAAEDFRLKRLLPQFQQLGERAPIFKRLGEGIALVIASEPSEGFSSAQQLQDLSVLLSSVLHTQGVTSPDGELLEVQVHPLRLPTQFSYRKLSAVQLALSTRGGGRYEIIKEAYEAGLFQDLRMIHPTIAALQDPYVEIAELVMKQILPAYGPQIIPILRDQFDLTGGIVETRKLYVIATLGGDSVQDLVYQAADSGSEDVRAMAISLLAGKERYEEDLLAWSKDKKKKIREAAYNALAKSESASVLNRLYEAFTGKDSELVVPALRQCQAQELTNRLVEEVSGMLQTVPEMKDDKKKIDGLWNRVVHYIRVLSYKHSPELEKLYLNVLEQYPLYMNQLGWNALIEEATSYLRQIDSAEAKGALQRTLERNLIYFRNNRRYVNDVFKDAYLLFPPERVYEQYVDVLKNYAPSSTNHASSMAQQLLRTISEIAVQRYHGTYDAIWNSPADQIEYMYKIEMQSPEVMAIQWDSRWLDVFLELDQYELVSAFARPGHPKAMQYLLRKLTDNPEFRHRFANILLMGLERSGISKQRLQEALLVALEDDRNTECRLIEPYTFEQLCQLPASFASRIITVLPRFSEVAEDQLEYVIRLMQGPSNPIEEV, encoded by the coding sequence ATGAGTACAGCATTACTACAAGAGCTTCATCAAGAAGTAAAGCGGCTTTATATCGCTGGAAGTGAGCTCGCTGCTGAGGATTTCCGCTTAAAGCGGCTATTGCCACAGTTTCAACAGTTAGGCGAACGTGCTCCCATATTCAAAAGATTAGGTGAGGGAATCGCTTTAGTCATTGCATCGGAACCTTCCGAAGGATTTTCATCGGCTCAGCAGCTGCAAGACCTAAGTGTGCTACTCAGCTCGGTGCTGCATACTCAGGGAGTAACTTCTCCTGACGGCGAATTGTTGGAAGTACAAGTTCATCCATTAAGATTACCTACCCAGTTCTCATATCGCAAGTTGTCAGCCGTACAGTTGGCACTAAGTACTCGTGGCGGAGGACGATATGAGATTATAAAGGAAGCTTATGAGGCTGGACTATTTCAAGATCTCCGCATGATTCATCCCACGATAGCAGCTCTCCAAGATCCATATGTTGAGATTGCAGAGCTAGTGATGAAGCAGATACTGCCGGCCTATGGACCTCAGATTATTCCCATCCTCAGGGATCAATTTGATCTGACAGGAGGAATAGTAGAGACGAGAAAGCTGTACGTAATTGCTACATTAGGTGGTGATAGCGTTCAGGATCTGGTCTATCAAGCTGCAGATTCAGGATCAGAGGATGTTCGGGCCATGGCTATTTCTCTGCTTGCGGGCAAGGAACGATATGAAGAAGATTTGCTAGCTTGGAGTAAAGATAAGAAGAAAAAGATTCGTGAAGCTGCCTATAATGCGCTGGCTAAGAGTGAATCGGCGAGTGTGCTGAATCGGTTATATGAGGCATTTACCGGAAAAGATAGTGAACTGGTCGTCCCTGCACTGAGGCAGTGTCAAGCCCAAGAGCTCACGAACCGACTTGTTGAAGAGGTCTCAGGTATGCTTCAAACTGTCCCGGAAATGAAGGACGATAAGAAAAAAATAGATGGATTATGGAACAGGGTAGTCCATTATATTAGGGTACTATCTTATAAACATAGTCCTGAACTAGAAAAATTATATTTAAATGTACTTGAGCAGTATCCATTATATATGAACCAGTTGGGCTGGAATGCATTGATCGAAGAGGCGACCTCCTATTTAAGACAGATTGACTCTGCGGAAGCTAAAGGTGCATTACAACGAACACTTGAGCGGAATCTTATCTACTTTAGAAACAACAGACGTTACGTAAATGATGTTTTCAAAGACGCTTATCTCTTGTTTCCGCCGGAACGAGTGTATGAACAATACGTTGATGTTTTAAAGAATTATGCGCCATCTTCAACTAACCATGCTTCTTCTATGGCGCAGCAATTGCTGCGCACAATATCTGAAATTGCAGTTCAGCGATATCATGGAACCTATGATGCAATTTGGAATTCACCCGCAGACCAGATTGAATATATGTATAAGATCGAAATGCAGTCGCCTGAGGTAATGGCTATTCAATGGGATTCACGCTGGCTAGATGTTTTTTTAGAGCTGGATCAATACGAGCTGGTAAGTGCCTTTGCACGGCCGGGACATCCTAAAGCAATGCAGTATTTGCTTCGTAAATTGACTGATAATCCTGAATTTCGCCATCGGTTTGCCAATATTCTCTTGATGGGTTTAGAGCGTTCGGGGATAAGTAAACAACGCCTGCAAGAGGCTCTCCTAGTAGCTTTGGAAGATGACAGAAATACAGAATGTCGATTAATTGAACCGTATACGTTTGAGCAGCTATGTCAGCTTCCAGCAAGTTTTGCGAGTCGAATAATAACTGTTCTACCTCGATTCAGTGAGGTTGCAGAAGACCAACTTGAGTATGTCATTCGCCTCATGCAAGGACCATCAAACCCAATAGAAGAGGTGTAG
- a CDS encoding SWIM zinc finger family protein, whose translation MIDITEVFIDTLAPNSAAIKNGQGLVKKKRFVQLNQSEDGVVLFGECGGSGSSNYFPSADFVVSDRPVMRCTCPSRQIPCKHVLGLLYAYVGKEIFVSAMIPEELAAKREKMSKREERKSELVAEGATPKPKKVNKSALKKKIGAQLEGLAVLEKLTLSLIRAGLGTLDTKRVKEIQEHVKMMGNFYLTGAQIELRRLALLLSSPDNREKTYTLAIEQLTRIHAFIKKGRAHLTMKLEDTDMALNYDSTIEEWLGHAWQLTELKEFGLMSQDAELIQLSFVSYDDAARQEYVDLGFWIEKSTGDIHRTLQYRPYKAAKYIHEEDSFTEVAVIPSLYYYPGDRNRRVRFENMSTRPLSNQDLEWIAATASRSFSESFKQIKNQLKNPLADKNPVLLLHVNKISKSQQDQFVITDVAGQHLVLDQVAALDQDTLPLLQYFASDQLSDTTMLLMFEHQLDTGRLKAQPLTLIKGKEMIRLLY comes from the coding sequence TTGATAGATATCACAGAAGTCTTCATTGATACTCTAGCACCTAACAGTGCTGCGATTAAGAACGGGCAAGGGCTAGTTAAGAAGAAACGATTCGTCCAATTGAATCAGTCGGAAGACGGAGTGGTTCTGTTTGGTGAATGCGGAGGCAGCGGTAGCAGCAACTATTTTCCATCTGCTGATTTTGTTGTTTCTGACAGACCGGTAATGCGCTGTACTTGTCCAAGTAGGCAGATCCCATGTAAGCATGTTCTCGGATTGCTTTATGCCTATGTAGGCAAGGAGATCTTCGTATCTGCAATGATTCCTGAGGAGCTTGCCGCTAAACGGGAGAAGATGAGTAAGCGTGAGGAACGTAAGTCTGAACTTGTTGCAGAAGGAGCTACTCCTAAGCCTAAGAAAGTGAATAAGTCCGCACTCAAGAAGAAGATTGGAGCTCAACTGGAGGGCTTAGCTGTACTTGAGAAACTGACTCTATCGCTTATACGCGCAGGTCTCGGAACTCTAGACACTAAACGTGTTAAAGAAATTCAGGAGCATGTGAAGATGATGGGCAACTTTTACTTAACCGGAGCACAGATTGAGTTAAGACGATTAGCCTTATTACTATCCTCTCCTGACAACCGTGAGAAGACCTATACATTAGCTATTGAGCAACTAACAAGAATTCATGCGTTTATCAAGAAAGGTCGCGCACACCTAACGATGAAGCTTGAGGACACGGATATGGCTTTGAATTATGACTCTACGATAGAAGAATGGCTTGGACATGCTTGGCAGTTAACGGAGCTTAAGGAATTCGGTCTAATGAGTCAGGATGCGGAGTTGATCCAGCTTTCATTTGTCAGCTATGATGATGCAGCCAGACAGGAATATGTAGACTTAGGCTTTTGGATAGAAAAGTCAACGGGTGATATACATCGTACCCTACAATATCGTCCTTATAAAGCAGCTAAGTATATTCATGAAGAAGATAGCTTTACCGAAGTTGCAGTCATTCCTTCCTTATATTATTACCCCGGTGACCGTAATCGACGGGTCCGATTTGAGAATATGTCAACGCGCCCGTTAAGCAATCAGGATTTGGAATGGATTGCCGCTACGGCATCTCGTTCTTTTTCTGAAAGCTTCAAACAAATTAAGAATCAGTTAAAGAATCCGCTAGCAGACAAGAACCCAGTGTTGTTGCTACATGTGAATAAAATAAGTAAGTCTCAGCAAGATCAGTTCGTTATTACGGACGTAGCGGGTCAGCATCTAGTGTTAGATCAAGTAGCAGCACTCGACCAGGACACACTGCCGCTGCTTCAATACTTTGCATCTGATCAATTATCGGACACGACGATGCTACTTATGTTTGAACACCAACTGGATACAGGACGATTGAAAGCGCAGCCTTTAACACTTATCAAAGGGAAGGAAATGATTCGACTCTTATATTAA